The DNA segment TGCTCTGTGGTTAGCTGTAGTTCGCCTTTGTTAAGGATGGTTAATGCCGCCTGCGACACATTGGTTGTCTGAAAGTATTTCTGGAGCTTTTCCGATGAGACACGTAACCCTTTTGAGGCATCTGAAAAGATTTCATCGACAACTATAACTTGTGAAGGCGGTATATTCTTACCCATCTTATAGTTTAAAGCGGCGTCTGGATTTACCAGTATCTCAAAATGCTCACCGCCTAAAGTGAGCCGAACTATAGTGTATTTTGTAGACATGCCTCTCCCTACCACTTACGTAGAAGATAGTAAAGTAGGCTATATAAACTAGTATTGCGACCTCTGAATCGCTATAAACGCTGAGCTCCCTTACTGCTTCGGCTTCTCCCTATTTCTAGCCTTGCTCGCCAACTCCTCTATTTCTTTTTCCGTGAGGAACCTCATCTTCTTCGTCGCAGCATCTACAACAGCTATCTTTATGTGCTTTATGCCAGATTTATCTTCGCTAACGGTGTAGATCGCTTCAATCGCAAGCACACACGCCTCCGCGAGCTTCTTATTCGGCTGATAATTCTGCTCGAGGAACTCCATAACCTGATCGCTCCCCGCACCTATAGCTACAGCTTCGTATCCAAGGTATGTGCCGCTTGGATCAGTCAAGTAGATAGCTGGGCCGTTTCTATCCACACCAGCAATTATAAGTGAGACGCCGAACGGTCTGACACCAGCATACTGAGTGAACTGTTGGCATATGTCAGCTATTCTTCTAGCTATGGTTTCAACTTCAGCCGGCTCATCGTAGACCAACCTATTACTCTGCGCTATTATCCTAGCCTGGTCTACCTGCACTCTTGCGTCTGGTATGTAGCCCGCAGCCGCCACAGCTATATGCTCATCAACCTGAAAGATCTTTTGAGCGGTTGTCTGGCTCTGAAGCTTCCTCGTCTTCTCTTCTACTGCGAGTACAACACCATCAGCCGCCTTGATTCCCACCGCTAAGGTTCCTCTTCTAACGGTTTCTATCGCGTATTCTACCTGATATAGCCTACCGTCTGGCGAAAATACTGTTATCGCCCTATCATATCCCGCAGCTGCCGGAAACATAACTGCATCCCTTATCTAACCTTGCTTTATCGATGAATTTAAACATTAACACAACCAGCAACCACAGGTGGTAAGGGATGAAGGTGTGCGAGCACATAACCTTCAGCGGACATAGAAATATAAGCGCCACACACAAAACCACATTCGAAATCACGAAATCTAAGAGCCTCACTAAGAGAGGAGACTGCATAATCGGTGTCGCAGCAGACAAAGCTTGTGCCGACCTCGATCAGAGGATCAAAGAGGCGCTACGAAAAGGTGGTGTTGTGCATCTCACAATCTGTGTAGGAGACCTAAGATTCAAAGTCAGAGCAGAGGGCTCACCACAGTTAATGCTAACAGATGAAGAGGATATTGTTGTTAG comes from the Nitrososphaerota archaeon genome and includes:
- the psmA gene encoding archaeal proteasome endopeptidase complex subunit alpha; translated protein: MFPAAAGYDRAITVFSPDGRLYQVEYAIETVRRGTLAVGIKAADGVVLAVEEKTRKLQSQTTAQKIFQVDEHIAVAAAGYIPDARVQVDQARIIAQSNRLVYDEPAEVETIARRIADICQQFTQYAGVRPFGVSLIIAGVDRNGPAIYLTDPSGTYLGYEAVAIGAGSDQVMEFLEQNYQPNKKLAEACVLAIEAIYTVSEDKSGIKHIKIAVVDAATKKMRFLTEKEIEELASKARNREKPKQ
- a CDS encoding DUF371 domain-containing protein; protein product: MKVCEHITFSGHRNISATHKTTFEITKSKSLTKRGDCIIGVAADKACADLDQRIKEALRKGGVVHLTICVGDLRFKVRAEGSPQLMLTDEEDIVVRRSSYICPRTLAVKANAAACDIPRPIVDLLRSEGCRGYLLIEVESK